The following are from one region of the Pseudodesulfovibrio piezophilus C1TLV30 genome:
- a CDS encoding beta-ketoacyl-ACP synthase III: protein MNKNFVLRGFGRYAPERILTNADLEKIVDTSDEWITTRTGIKQRHIVAEDQAASDLAYEAAKHALSQAGMDASELTHIVCGTFTPDSVIPSCSCRIQEKLGITGQMCVDIQAACSGFLYALQTARGYLMLEPDSKILVVTAEVVSRRVNWEDRTTCVLFGDASGATIMTANDKDEDLPELVDVMLGADGSLGDLLAVDGGGSAHSYKKGDVIGDEYFVRMQGRDIFKHAVRNMVGVSQKLLAKHGIDKKEIDVLIPHQANWRIIDAVGRKFDIAEEKVFCNIDRYGNTSAASVPLALSEAVESGFIKKGDLVLMPAFGGGFTWGAGLIRF, encoded by the coding sequence ATGAACAAGAACTTCGTCCTACGCGGCTTTGGGCGGTACGCTCCCGAGCGAATCCTCACCAATGCCGACCTTGAAAAAATCGTCGATACGTCCGACGAGTGGATCACCACTCGCACAGGCATCAAGCAACGTCATATAGTGGCTGAAGACCAGGCTGCTTCTGACTTGGCTTATGAAGCCGCCAAACACGCCCTTTCCCAGGCTGGCATGGATGCCAGCGAATTGACCCATATAGTCTGCGGCACCTTTACCCCTGATTCCGTGATTCCGTCCTGCTCCTGCCGTATTCAGGAAAAGCTTGGTATTACCGGACAGATGTGTGTTGATATCCAGGCTGCATGTTCAGGGTTCCTCTACGCACTTCAGACTGCACGCGGGTATTTGATGCTCGAACCGGACAGCAAGATTCTGGTGGTGACGGCTGAGGTCGTCTCCCGCAGAGTGAACTGGGAAGACCGTACAACGTGCGTTCTTTTCGGCGATGCTTCCGGTGCAACGATCATGACCGCCAATGACAAGGATGAGGATCTGCCTGAACTCGTGGACGTCATGCTCGGTGCAGACGGCAGTCTTGGCGACTTGCTTGCTGTGGACGGGGGCGGATCAGCTCATTCCTACAAAAAGGGTGATGTGATCGGTGATGAATATTTTGTCAGAATGCAAGGCCGTGATATTTTCAAACACGCTGTGCGAAACATGGTCGGTGTGTCTCAGAAATTACTGGCCAAGCACGGTATTGATAAAAAAGAGATCGATGTCCTGATCCCGCATCAGGCCAATTGGCGTATAATTGATGCCGTGGGCAGGAAGTTCGATATCGCTGAAGAGAAAGTTTTCTGCAACATCGACCGCTACGGGAATACTTCCGCAGCATCGGTGCCATTGGCCCTGTCAGAGGCCGTCGAGAGTGGCTTTATCAAGAAGGGTGACCTTGTGCTCATGCCGGCCTTTGGTGGTGGATTTACCTGGGGTGCCGGTTTGATTCGCTTTTAG
- the fabG gene encoding 3-oxoacyl-[acyl-carrier-protein] reductase, translating into MSDLPKVALVTGGSRGIGRTIAERLAAEGFEVYLTYVSRPEEADKVVAAIAHNGGKAKAFQLDSGDRDAIADFFKTEIKGKANLEVLVNNAGITRDGLMMRMKDDDWDKVIQINLTGCFSFLKEASKIMGKQRSGRIINITSIVGQMGNAGQANYCSAKAGLIGLTKSAARELAGRGITVNAVAPGFIETDMTAELPEKVVEAMLAQIPLKSLGQSEDIAAAVAFLAGPGAGYITGQVLGVNGGMYM; encoded by the coding sequence ATGAGTGATCTTCCTAAAGTCGCGCTGGTCACGGGTGGTTCCCGTGGCATAGGTCGAACAATCGCCGAGCGACTCGCTGCCGAGGGCTTTGAGGTCTACCTGACCTACGTAAGCCGCCCGGAAGAGGCAGACAAGGTGGTTGCAGCCATTGCGCATAACGGTGGCAAGGCCAAGGCCTTTCAACTGGACTCCGGAGATCGTGACGCTATTGCCGATTTTTTCAAGACTGAGATCAAAGGCAAGGCAAACCTCGAAGTGCTGGTCAATAACGCGGGCATCACTCGCGATGGCCTGATGATGCGTATGAAGGATGATGACTGGGATAAGGTCATTCAGATCAATCTCACCGGTTGTTTCTCCTTTCTCAAGGAAGCGTCCAAGATTATGGGCAAGCAACGTTCCGGGCGTATCATCAACATTACCAGCATCGTCGGCCAGATGGGGAATGCCGGTCAGGCCAATTATTGTTCCGCCAAGGCAGGTCTTATAGGCCTGACCAAGTCCGCAGCTCGTGAGCTGGCAGGGCGTGGGATCACGGTCAATGCCGTGGCTCCCGGCTTCATTGAGACCGATATGACAGCCGAATTGCCTGAAAAGGTCGTCGAAGCCATGTTGGCACAGATCCCGTTAAAATCCCTCGGGCAGTCCGAGGATATCGCAGCCGCAGTCGCCTTTCTGGCCGGTCCCGGAGCAGGGTATATTACCGGACAGGTCTTGGGCGTTAATGGCGGTATGTACATGTAA
- the plsX gene encoding phosphate acyltransferase PlsX: MPSNDAQMAPRIAVDAMGGDFGPHIVVPAAVEAAREGIAIILVGDEDRINAELADLSIDGLDVSVVSATQVVEMDDKPADALRRKRDSSIQVACRLVKSGDADGVVSAGNSGATVACGMFVLGRIKGVLRPALAGIMPTEKKPVVLLDVGANVDSKPQHLLQFGLMADVLARHVLEMDNPSVGILSIGEEEGKGNAAVREAFDLLRSSKLRFIGNVEGRDIFTGDVDVVVCDGFVGNVALKLSEGLAKSMGRILKRELTSSWLSKLGAMLSLGAFKRFQKVVDYAEYGGAPLLGLKGDVIVAHGKSNELAMINCIRMAATSVRNKAHEHLAKGLAAHSDLVGKSEKAGKDAA, translated from the coding sequence ATGCCTAGCAACGACGCGCAGATGGCTCCACGCATTGCCGTGGATGCCATGGGGGGCGACTTTGGCCCTCATATCGTCGTTCCCGCTGCGGTCGAGGCCGCGCGCGAGGGCATAGCCATAATCCTCGTCGGAGATGAGGACCGTATCAACGCCGAGCTTGCCGATCTCTCTATCGACGGGTTGGATGTCTCTGTGGTTTCGGCAACCCAGGTTGTCGAGATGGATGATAAGCCCGCAGACGCTTTGCGCCGAAAACGGGATTCCTCCATCCAAGTTGCTTGTCGACTTGTCAAATCCGGAGATGCTGACGGCGTGGTCTCTGCTGGGAATTCCGGTGCCACGGTTGCCTGCGGCATGTTTGTGCTCGGGCGAATCAAAGGCGTCTTACGTCCTGCCCTGGCCGGAATCATGCCGACGGAGAAAAAACCTGTCGTCCTTCTGGATGTCGGGGCCAATGTCGATTCCAAACCGCAACATTTGCTTCAGTTCGGCCTTATGGCTGACGTCCTGGCGCGGCATGTGCTTGAGATGGACAACCCGTCTGTGGGGATTCTGTCCATCGGAGAGGAAGAGGGCAAGGGCAATGCCGCTGTTCGTGAGGCATTTGATCTCTTGCGATCTTCCAAGCTGCGCTTTATCGGCAATGTTGAAGGGCGCGATATATTTACCGGTGACGTGGACGTGGTGGTCTGTGATGGTTTTGTGGGTAATGTTGCGCTCAAGCTGTCCGAAGGACTTGCCAAATCCATGGGACGTATCCTGAAGCGCGAACTGACTTCAAGCTGGCTCTCGAAACTTGGAGCAATGCTCTCGCTGGGCGCTTTCAAACGGTTTCAGAAAGTTGTTGATTATGCCGAGTATGGCGGAGCCCCGTTGCTTGGTCTCAAGGGTGATGTCATCGTCGCCCATGGCAAGTCCAATGAACTCGCCATGATCAACTGCATTCGTATGGCAGCCACGAGTGTGCGTAACAAAGCTCACGAGCATCTTGCCAAAGGATTGGCCGCGCATAGCGACCTGGTTGGAAAATCGGAAAAAGCAGGAAAGGACGCTGCCTGA
- the rpmF gene encoding 50S ribosomal protein L32, translating to MAVPKKKTSRSRKGMRRSHDNVAVPNVVYCECGEPNLPHRACAVCGTYKGRQVVSSEDA from the coding sequence ATGGCAGTCCCCAAGAAAAAGACTTCCCGGTCCCGCAAAGGCATGCGCCGTTCTCACGATAACGTGGCAGTTCCAAACGTTGTTTACTGCGAGTGCGGTGAGCCGAATCTTCCCCATCGCGCTTGCGCCGTGTGCGGCACCTACAAGGGTCGTCAGGTAGTCAGCAGCGAAGATGCCTAG